Proteins from one Psychromonas sp. psych-6C06 genomic window:
- the glnE gene encoding bifunctional [glutamate--ammonia ligase]-adenylyl-L-tyrosine phosphorylase/[glutamate--ammonia-ligase] adenylyltransferase: protein MTLIVDCASHHLNRLRERIDLSFCSAEQLAELQQVLGLSDFIAESLMKQPSLLAEILASGLLSSAERIDSLKSELQTRLADTSDELQLHKVLRLFRRKHMVIIAWRELLRKADLAESFKHISLLADELILQAMNWLYEKQCTEQGTPFSRDGVQQSMYIFAMGKLGGRELNFSSDIDLIFTYPEHGETKGGRRVIGNQPFFIKLGQRLIAALHQITEDGFVYRVDMRLRPFGESGPLVTSFASIEDYYQSHGREWERYAMVKARVIGAEGDYKQELEAMLRPFVYRRYIDFSAIESLRKMKAMISAEVRRKGLKDNIKLGTGGIREIEFVAQAFQLIHGGRTPALQCKGLQQTLRVIAEIEALPENRVENLLNSYHFLRRVENVLQQIGDQQTQTLPTSELDKQRLVEVMQFSDWHRFYETLNEVMENVHDEFNWVIGESEEEQQSDQDLNELWALELTAQETTTLLVDKGVAEPLAEKLTTILLSFKDDISKRPMGPRGQETMAKLLPKIVEKIACYQHPAALMERIADLLLQIMRRTAYLELLNENDGALNQLLKLCHASPRVSLQLGRHPILLDELLDPQHLYHPTKIGNYKAELHQFMLRVPEEDMEQQMEALRQFKQMQFLHIAAADIARAIELPKVSDHLTYLSEALMDFVVQIAWAQMVEKFGVPSNVAGTDRKGFAVIGYGKMGGFELGYGSDLDVVFLHDSDISGQTDGRRVIDNQLFYYRLGQRIIHLFSARTNSGILYEIDMRLRPSGDSGPLVASIAGYEKYLRNDAWTWEHQALVRSRAVFSDKQILTQFNKVRSSVLALPRESATLAKEVREMRCKMRDHLNRAKQGEFDLKQSPGGMVDIEFLAQFLVLDNAARVDDSLCQWSDNLRIFETCKQLNLLTEVQEKALTEAYCAIRDMAHRLTLNKETRIIDATPFDKQIKAVREIWQQFLEQ from the coding sequence ATGACGCTAATTGTCGATTGTGCTTCTCATCATCTTAACCGTCTTCGCGAACGTATCGATCTCTCTTTTTGCAGTGCTGAGCAATTAGCTGAATTACAACAGGTACTTGGTTTAAGTGATTTTATTGCTGAATCTTTAATGAAACAGCCCAGTTTATTAGCTGAGATTTTGGCAAGTGGGCTTTTGTCATCAGCAGAGCGAATAGACTCTTTAAAAAGTGAGTTACAAACTCGATTGGCTGATACCAGTGATGAGTTGCAGTTGCACAAAGTATTGCGCCTATTTCGACGTAAACATATGGTTATCATTGCTTGGCGTGAACTACTGCGAAAAGCCGATTTAGCTGAGAGCTTTAAGCATATCTCGTTGCTGGCGGATGAGCTTATTTTGCAAGCGATGAACTGGTTGTATGAAAAACAGTGCACTGAACAGGGGACACCTTTTAGTCGTGATGGCGTACAACAAAGTATGTATATCTTTGCAATGGGAAAGTTAGGAGGAAGAGAGCTTAATTTCTCATCGGATATTGATCTTATCTTTACCTATCCTGAACATGGTGAAACCAAAGGTGGGCGACGTGTAATCGGTAACCAGCCTTTCTTTATCAAGCTTGGACAGCGATTAATTGCAGCTCTACACCAAATAACTGAGGATGGTTTTGTTTATCGTGTTGATATGCGTTTGCGCCCCTTTGGTGAGTCTGGTCCTTTAGTGACGAGCTTTGCATCGATTGAAGACTATTACCAAAGTCATGGTCGAGAATGGGAACGCTACGCGATGGTCAAAGCGCGTGTAATTGGAGCTGAGGGCGACTATAAACAAGAGCTAGAGGCAATGTTACGTCCTTTTGTTTATCGTCGTTACATCGACTTTAGTGCCATTGAATCATTGCGAAAAATGAAAGCGATGATTAGTGCAGAAGTGCGCCGTAAAGGGTTAAAAGATAACATTAAATTAGGCACCGGTGGGATTCGAGAAATTGAGTTCGTTGCACAGGCATTCCAGCTGATTCATGGTGGAAGAACGCCTGCGTTACAATGCAAAGGCTTACAACAAACTCTGAGAGTGATTGCTGAAATTGAAGCTTTGCCAGAAAATCGTGTTGAAAACTTATTAAATAGTTATCATTTCTTGCGTCGTGTAGAAAATGTTTTACAGCAAATTGGAGACCAACAAACACAAACGCTACCGACCAGCGAGTTAGATAAGCAACGTTTAGTTGAGGTCATGCAATTTAGCGATTGGCATCGCTTTTATGAAACCTTAAACGAAGTAATGGAAAACGTGCATGATGAATTTAATTGGGTTATCGGAGAAAGTGAAGAGGAACAGCAGTCAGATCAGGATCTAAATGAGTTATGGGCGCTTGAGTTAACTGCGCAGGAGACCACGACGCTGTTAGTCGATAAAGGCGTTGCAGAGCCTCTTGCGGAAAAGTTAACGACTATATTACTGAGTTTTAAAGATGATATCAGTAAACGCCCTATGGGCCCTCGTGGCCAAGAAACGATGGCGAAACTCTTACCAAAAATAGTAGAAAAGATAGCTTGTTATCAACACCCTGCCGCTTTGATGGAACGTATTGCTGATCTTTTATTGCAAATTATGCGTCGTACTGCTTATTTAGAGTTATTGAACGAGAATGATGGTGCACTAAATCAGTTGTTAAAACTGTGCCATGCGAGTCCGCGCGTTAGCTTGCAACTAGGTCGCCATCCAATATTGTTAGATGAGTTGCTCGACCCGCAACACCTTTATCATCCGACTAAAATAGGAAATTATAAGGCTGAATTGCACCAGTTTATGTTACGTGTCCCCGAAGAGGATATGGAGCAACAGATGGAAGCGTTACGCCAGTTTAAACAGATGCAATTTTTACATATTGCAGCAGCTGATATAGCGCGTGCAATTGAACTGCCTAAAGTAAGTGATCACTTAACTTATTTAAGTGAAGCGTTGATGGACTTTGTGGTACAAATTGCATGGGCGCAGATGGTCGAAAAATTCGGTGTTCCAAGTAATGTCGCGGGAACTGATCGTAAAGGTTTTGCTGTTATTGGTTATGGAAAAATGGGTGGATTTGAATTGGGGTATGGATCTGATTTAGATGTGGTGTTTTTACATGATAGCGATATCAGTGGACAAACGGATGGACGACGTGTAATTGATAACCAGCTCTTCTACTACCGTTTAGGTCAACGTATTATTCACCTGTTTAGTGCTCGTACTAACTCTGGTATTTTGTATGAAATAGATATGCGCCTTCGTCCTTCCGGAGATTCAGGCCCTTTAGTTGCAAGTATCGCAGGATATGAGAAGTATTTACGTAACGATGCATGGACATGGGAACATCAAGCACTTGTTCGCTCACGCGCCGTATTTTCAGATAAGCAAATTCTAACGCAGTTTAACAAAGTAAGATCTTCGGTGTTAGCTTTGCCGCGTGAAAGTGCTACCTTAGCTAAAGAGGTGCGCGAGATGCGTTGTAAGATGCGAGATCATCTTAACCGTGCTAAGCAGGGAGAGTTTGACCTCAAACAATCACCCGGTGGTATGGTGGATATTGAGTTTTTAGCACAATTTTTAGTACTAGATAATGCCGCCAGGGTTGATGACTCTTTGTGTCAGTGGTCAGATAACCTACGTATTTTTGAAACCTGCAAACAGTTAAATTTACTTACAGAAGTTCAGGAAAAAGCATTAACGGAAGCGTATTGCGCAATTCGAGATATGGCTCATCGGTTAACACTGAATAAAGAGACGCGGATTATTGATGCCACGCCTTTTGATAAGCAGATAAAAGCAGTTCGAGAAATTTGGCAACAGTTTCTTGAGCAGTAA
- a CDS encoding YjfI family protein — protein sequence MNIHTIATHLNQLQDETETGFNFDCTPIDGDIDVLQVEIVGREEIPIFLSISDNQILCIAYLWGEDEVKAELKANMMEAMLEMNIPMPLSSFAKVEEKYVVFGALSINSSLDDIELEIVTLSDNSLEVISEMDTYLK from the coding sequence ATGAATATTCATACAATAGCGACTCACTTAAATCAGTTACAAGACGAAACAGAAACTGGTTTTAATTTTGACTGCACTCCTATCGATGGCGACATTGATGTATTGCAGGTTGAAATCGTCGGTCGTGAAGAGATCCCTATTTTCCTCTCTATCAGTGATAACCAAATCCTATGTATCGCTTATTTATGGGGCGAAGATGAAGTTAAAGCCGAATTAAAAGCAAATATGATGGAAGCAATGCTAGAAATGAATATTCCTATGCCACTTTCCTCTTTTGCAAAAGTTGAAGAGAAATACGTGGTATTTGGCGCATTATCTATCAACTCAAGTCTTGATGATATTGAACTTGAAATTGTAACATTAAGCGATAATAGCTTAGAAGTGATCAGCGAAATGGACACTTATTTAAAATAA
- the menC gene encoding o-succinylbenzoate synthase codes for MPPSDYAAEITSATLFTYQLPFKTAMQFKAQRLLQRKGLILQLNDGQGRTYFTEIAPLPGFSTETLEQVTQDIIQQISTSLASLSDYKSPYPSVQFALSGLFNNPISINHQQSIEMDNIALLQGDTEQVLAQFEALHRPAVIKLKVARESITTDIANFQLLCQLSPDLKIRCDANQAWNKKQASDFFDAINTPQLDYIEEPTSNHAINIQLAEENKIFLGLDETLQAPDFYYEHHEAIRAFVIKPTIIGNRNKIDQLVSVAHQQGILLSISSSFESALGLQQLRKMANHYLAQPEYQGVQISLGIDTLKYFDSPLLYNAKNIERDCRALAILWTNQ; via the coding sequence ATGCCCCCTAGCGATTATGCGGCAGAAATAACAAGTGCAACGTTATTTACTTACCAGTTACCATTTAAGACCGCGATGCAGTTTAAAGCACAGCGTTTACTGCAACGCAAAGGGTTAATTTTACAGCTTAATGATGGCCAAGGTAGGACATATTTTACTGAAATTGCACCGTTGCCCGGATTTAGCACGGAAACGCTGGAACAGGTAACACAAGACATAATTCAGCAAATATCAACTTCATTAGCAAGTTTATCTGACTATAAAAGCCCCTATCCAAGTGTGCAATTTGCCCTTAGTGGACTGTTTAATAATCCAATAAGTATCAATCACCAACAATCTATCGAGATGGACAATATTGCTCTCCTTCAAGGTGATACTGAGCAAGTCTTAGCCCAGTTTGAAGCGCTTCATCGACCAGCTGTGATTAAGCTGAAAGTCGCTCGAGAAAGCATTACCACTGACATCGCTAACTTCCAGTTGCTTTGCCAACTATCGCCAGATTTAAAAATTCGATGCGATGCCAATCAAGCATGGAATAAAAAGCAAGCATCTGATTTTTTTGACGCGATCAATACTCCACAACTCGATTACATTGAAGAGCCCACCAGCAATCACGCTATTAATATCCAGCTAGCAGAAGAAAACAAGATTTTCCTCGGCTTAGATGAAACACTACAAGCACCTGACTTTTATTATGAACACCATGAGGCGATTCGCGCATTTGTCATCAAACCAACCATTATTGGTAACAGGAATAAAATAGACCAACTTGTTTCTGTTGCACATCAACAGGGAATTTTACTGAGCATAAGTTCCTCCTTTGAAAGCGCGCTTGGATTACAACAGCTACGAAAAATGGCCAATCACTATTTAGCACAGCCCGAATACCAAGGAGTACAGATATCTTTAGGCATTGATACCTTAAAATATTTCGATAGCCCGCTGTTATATAACGCAAAAAATATCGAGCGTGATTGTCGGGCATTAGCAATTTTATGGACTAACCAGTGA
- a CDS encoding diguanylate cyclase, with protein MLHTKGNRYFEVFFALLGLIFFIGLVYFANDNQGQEAQVKHAQKAIERSYGSAMEQNKDAAILLFELQFNEPVIGGLLKQASETNDAQHLESLKDSLFKALHLKFQTSREYFPQQQIYLVDGHPLLRLDSPYKEFDKDTVYNVGLQKVITDHVAYSGLALQDGVYLYRFFFPIYDDHHSLIAVAEFGLPLINIQRFLFAGHGAASQFMFSKRQLLDIRNKWKLYEESVLSDDHYVLSREDANKKHNIHLTGQELSHLKGHFTTSHEEALLTDEMFSLQARLRGEEGFANFLPLKNINGDIVGHLFTYLPQQSATVKKNNRVILILLLSSFFILLVTFIYRQHQKSQRRLTFHNNMFDALPFPVFCKDEKNRYQCANSAFFKHFLIPPNTIFSNGDKAFENEPDSLQISSSELMDLGGRKSIKETVIDEVGVINLDTTLFLIKKESQEVEGLLGYIIDETQKVSTEKQLAEALALQTQLIDSLPVGIRIFNAEKQVKLVNKAFQALSGFKGEQLIGLACEKQFTCMQCSPEVCPLKKAKEEKMFTHVETIKYTQNGDIRTLSVNFQPLYDNNGALNGIIEITTDISKTKSLQDKTHELIIADELTGLLNLRGLMSSGENYFRLAQRTKKPFFAVHIDIHGMRKLNYQYGESAVDSLIKDFAQILRDTFRDTDLIARIGGDEFVVLLNDSDYKVVDSGHFARLELNIQKYNLQPENRLKILIDTGIVQYSDKTHNSLDMLLDQCEKLVYEQQLKRNLS; from the coding sequence ATGCTACATACTAAAGGTAACCGTTATTTTGAGGTGTTTTTTGCGCTATTAGGCCTGATTTTTTTCATTGGATTGGTCTATTTTGCAAATGATAATCAAGGCCAGGAGGCTCAGGTTAAACATGCACAAAAAGCGATCGAGCGATCTTATGGTAGTGCAATGGAGCAGAATAAAGACGCAGCGATTCTTCTATTTGAATTACAATTTAATGAGCCTGTTATTGGTGGCTTACTAAAGCAGGCAAGTGAAACAAATGACGCGCAACATTTAGAGTCATTAAAAGACAGTCTCTTTAAAGCATTGCATCTTAAATTTCAAACTAGCCGGGAGTATTTCCCTCAGCAGCAGATATACCTTGTCGATGGCCACCCTTTGTTACGTTTAGATTCGCCCTACAAAGAGTTTGATAAAGACACCGTTTATAATGTCGGCTTGCAAAAAGTGATCACAGATCATGTCGCTTACTCCGGCTTAGCATTGCAGGATGGTGTGTATTTATACCGTTTTTTCTTTCCAATTTATGATGACCACCATAGCTTAATTGCGGTGGCTGAATTTGGCTTACCGTTAATTAATATACAACGTTTTCTATTTGCAGGGCATGGCGCTGCTAGTCAATTTATGTTTTCTAAACGACAATTATTAGATATTCGTAATAAGTGGAAACTGTATGAAGAGTCTGTGCTATCCGATGATCATTATGTACTGAGCCGAGAAGATGCCAATAAAAAGCATAATATTCATTTAACAGGTCAGGAACTGTCTCACTTAAAAGGGCACTTTACTACGTCACATGAAGAAGCTTTATTGACCGATGAAATGTTCTCATTACAAGCAAGGCTTAGAGGAGAAGAAGGCTTTGCCAACTTTCTGCCATTAAAAAATATTAATGGTGACATAGTTGGTCACCTATTTACTTATTTACCGCAACAGAGCGCAACGGTTAAGAAAAACAATCGTGTGATTCTTATTTTATTACTGAGTAGCTTTTTTATTCTATTGGTTACTTTTATCTATCGACAACATCAAAAAAGCCAACGTCGACTTACCTTTCACAATAATATGTTTGATGCATTACCTTTTCCGGTATTTTGTAAAGATGAAAAAAATCGTTATCAGTGTGCAAACTCTGCTTTTTTTAAGCATTTTCTGATTCCGCCTAATACGATATTTTCGAATGGCGATAAGGCCTTTGAAAACGAGCCCGACTCTTTACAAATATCATCCTCTGAATTGATGGACTTAGGAGGGAGAAAGTCAATTAAGGAAACAGTGATTGATGAAGTGGGTGTTATCAATTTAGATACTACTCTGTTTTTGATAAAAAAAGAGAGCCAAGAAGTAGAAGGGTTACTGGGATATATTATCGATGAAACCCAGAAAGTTTCGACTGAAAAGCAACTGGCAGAGGCGCTTGCACTACAAACACAATTAATAGATAGCTTGCCAGTCGGTATTCGTATCTTTAATGCGGAAAAGCAAGTTAAATTAGTGAATAAAGCCTTCCAAGCATTGAGTGGCTTTAAAGGAGAGCAATTAATCGGCTTAGCCTGTGAAAAACAGTTTACTTGTATGCAGTGCAGTCCTGAAGTTTGCCCACTTAAAAAGGCAAAAGAAGAGAAAATGTTTACCCATGTTGAGACGATAAAATACACTCAAAACGGTGATATTCGAACACTCTCAGTTAATTTTCAACCTTTATACGACAATAATGGTGCATTAAACGGCATCATTGAAATTACTACCGATATAAGTAAAACCAAAAGCTTACAAGATAAAACCCACGAGCTGATTATTGCAGATGAATTAACCGGTTTATTAAACTTACGTGGCTTGATGAGCAGTGGTGAAAACTACTTTAGACTTGCACAGCGTACTAAAAAGCCTTTTTTTGCTGTGCATATTGATATTCATGGTATGCGAAAACTAAATTATCAATATGGTGAAAGCGCGGTAGATTCTTTAATTAAGGATTTTGCACAAATCTTACGTGATACCTTCCGAGATACGGATCTCATCGCGCGTATTGGTGGCGATGAATTTGTGGTATTGCTTAATGATAGTGATTACAAAGTGGTGGATAGTGGCCATTTTGCTCGCCTTGAATTAAATATTCAAAAATACAATTTACAACCTGAAAACAGATTAAAAATACTGATCGATACTGGCATTGTGCAGTACTCTGATAAAACCCATAACAGTTTAGATATGTTATTGGATCAATGTGAAAAATTAGTTTACGAGCAACAGCTTAAGCGCAATCTCAGTTAA
- the alr gene encoding alanine racemase — MNSDSITRAVINLSALKHNQKVLQQYAPNSQILAVVKANAYGHGMVRIAQTLSGIYALGVARLNEALTLREAGITTPIVLLEGFFHADDLKILVANNLQTVIHSSQQLEAIVNSKLTTALQVWLKLDTGMHRLGFHEHEIDQAYQALQTSDNVAKPIHLMTHFNCADEIDNDITATQLTCFQTHIQVDSGLNSLANSAATLAWPITHADVIRPGIALYGVSPFEHKSADDFNLQPVMTLQSQLIAVRDHQAGESVGYGASWTAKADTKLGVVAVGYGDGYPRMAPEGTPVLINGRLVPIVGRVSMDMLTVDLGINCQDNVGDNVTLWGEGLPATQVAKHIGTIAYELVTKLTSRVALHYAP, encoded by the coding sequence ATGAATAGTGATAGCATTACCCGTGCAGTGATTAATTTAAGTGCGCTTAAACATAATCAAAAGGTGTTGCAACAATACGCTCCCAATAGCCAAATATTGGCAGTTGTAAAAGCTAATGCTTATGGTCATGGCATGGTGCGCATTGCACAAACTCTTTCAGGAATTTACGCATTAGGTGTAGCACGTTTAAACGAAGCACTAACACTAAGAGAAGCAGGAATAACGACACCGATCGTTCTGCTTGAAGGCTTCTTTCATGCGGACGACCTAAAAATATTAGTTGCTAATAATTTGCAAACCGTTATCCACTCTTCGCAACAACTAGAGGCAATAGTTAATAGTAAATTAACCACAGCCTTACAGGTTTGGTTAAAGCTCGATACAGGCATGCACCGTCTTGGCTTTCATGAGCATGAAATTGATCAAGCTTATCAAGCGCTACAAACTAGCGACAATGTAGCAAAACCGATCCACTTAATGACTCATTTTAACTGTGCGGATGAAATCGATAACGATATTACCGCAACACAATTAACCTGCTTCCAAACACATATCCAAGTAGACAGTGGCCTTAATTCATTAGCTAATTCAGCAGCAACACTGGCATGGCCAATAACACATGCAGATGTGATTAGACCCGGTATTGCTTTGTATGGTGTTTCTCCCTTCGAGCACAAATCGGCAGACGATTTTAATTTACAACCAGTCATGACGCTACAATCACAATTAATTGCGGTACGTGATCACCAAGCAGGTGAAAGTGTCGGATATGGCGCCAGTTGGACTGCTAAAGCAGATACTAAACTGGGCGTAGTCGCAGTCGGTTATGGTGATGGTTATCCACGTATGGCTCCCGAAGGCACGCCGGTTTTAATTAATGGTCGCTTAGTACCTATTGTTGGCCGTGTTTCAATGGATATGCTCACCGTAGATTTAGGTATAAATTGCCAAGATAACGTGGGTGATAATGTTACCCTTTGGGGAGAAGGGTTACCTGCAACTCAAGTAGCAAAACACATTGGCACCATCGCCTATGAACTAGTAACGAAACTGACTTCTCGTGTTGCTTTGCACTATGCCCCCTAG
- a CDS encoding AMP-binding protein: MNTFKPTKQLNHCPIAWQALNTPHAIAIESDTQSLCYAALNQRINSLSEQLIQLNMRKGDRLVCIASNGLPLVLLQLTCVRNGFIFCPLNPKFSDAERMQRLTLLDSNFIWQEGNPSSLPLEFESIITDPPVSSPVTIDPLAVVSIIFTSGSSGSPKAIMHHFSNHYYSALGSQTVIPLVGGDKNLLSLPMFHISGYATVMRTMLAGATLRLLTGKITIEQLKRNMITHLSLVSSQLQQLLDKSDFQSSELSIKHLLLGGSAFLSEQLQQTRQRGFNYHLSYGSTEMASQIATSTNNEKLQLLPYRQLKIANKEIMLNGETRFVGYFKGKAGIEWLNRQDYFASADLGKINEQALTVIGRKDRQFISGGENIQPEEIEKHLVQFSAVTQAVVVPIPDATYGHRPVAFIKWQKTQQPTQLSAFIKDKLIAFKQPLHYFDLPEQAGLKPNSKLLTEIALKLLLVN, from the coding sequence GTGAATACCTTTAAGCCAACTAAACAACTCAATCACTGTCCAATTGCATGGCAAGCATTAAACACCCCACACGCAATAGCTATCGAAAGCGATACTCAATCTCTTTGCTATGCTGCGTTAAATCAGCGTATTAATTCGCTGAGTGAGCAGTTAATACAATTAAACATGAGAAAAGGAGACCGTTTAGTCTGCATCGCCAGCAATGGACTCCCCCTAGTATTGCTACAGCTAACCTGTGTGCGTAACGGTTTTATCTTTTGTCCGCTTAACCCTAAATTCAGTGACGCAGAGCGTATGCAACGCTTAACGTTACTTGACAGCAATTTTATTTGGCAGGAAGGTAACCCGAGTAGCTTACCCCTAGAATTTGAGAGTATTATTACGGATCCACCTGTGAGTTCGCCGGTAACAATTGATCCATTAGCAGTCGTAAGCATTATTTTTACCTCAGGAAGCAGTGGATCACCTAAAGCGATCATGCACCACTTTAGTAACCATTATTACAGCGCGCTAGGATCACAAACAGTGATTCCGCTTGTTGGAGGCGATAAAAACTTATTATCTTTACCAATGTTCCATATCAGCGGTTATGCTACCGTTATGCGGACGATGCTAGCAGGAGCAACGTTGCGATTACTCACGGGTAAAATCACCATTGAGCAGTTGAAAAGAAACATGATCACTCATCTTTCATTAGTAAGTAGTCAACTACAACAATTGCTTGATAAGAGTGACTTTCAATCCAGTGAGTTATCGATTAAACACCTTTTATTAGGTGGGAGCGCCTTTCTCAGCGAACAACTTCAGCAAACTAGGCAACGTGGTTTTAATTACCATCTCAGTTACGGCTCTACGGAAATGGCTTCACAGATAGCAACCTCAACCAATAATGAAAAATTGCAGTTGCTACCTTACCGACAATTAAAGATCGCCAATAAAGAGATTATGCTTAATGGTGAAACTCGATTTGTTGGCTATTTCAAAGGCAAAGCTGGTATTGAGTGGCTTAATAGACAAGATTATTTTGCAAGCGCTGACCTCGGTAAAATAAACGAGCAGGCGCTGACAGTGATTGGCCGTAAAGATAGACAGTTTATCTCTGGTGGAGAAAATATTCAGCCAGAGGAGATTGAGAAACACCTTGTTCAATTTTCAGCGGTAACACAGGCGGTTGTAGTGCCGATTCCCGATGCAACCTATGGACACCGTCCCGTTGCTTTTATTAAGTGGCAAAAAACACAACAACCAACACAATTAAGCGCTTTTATTAAAGATAAGCTGATCGCTTTTAAGCAACCACTACACTATTTTGATTTACCCGAACAGGCAGGCCTTAAACCCAACAGCAAACTGTTAACTGAGATTGCGCTTAAGCTGTTGCTCGTAAACTAA
- the lpxL gene encoding LpxL/LpxP family Kdo(2)-lipid IV(A) lauroyl/palmitoleoyl acyltransferase, whose translation MNAYKLNASFCHPKYWLAWLGILTLFISSLLPYSTLLFLGRLMGQCASFFAKKRGHIAKRNIALCFPKLSEQELDEKVRLNFENSGIALLEMGMAWFWPSWRVRNLVTIRDVQHVEKAIINGQGIVFLGAHFLTLEMGARALGLTQPCNAVYRKHSNAVLDYWFYWGRMREHRAMLDRKDFKGMLRVLKNADALWYAPDHDYGKHKSSIFAPFFEVENANTVAGTSTLARVKNSCVIPVFLKRLPGSQGYELVFYPAMENFPSKDIEADTTATNQQIEKMVLECDDQYMWMHKRFKTRPEGEASVYS comes from the coding sequence ATGAACGCATATAAACTTAACGCATCTTTTTGCCACCCCAAATACTGGCTTGCTTGGCTGGGTATTTTAACCCTGTTTATAAGTTCCTTATTACCCTATAGCACACTCTTATTTTTAGGTCGTTTAATGGGACAGTGCGCCTCTTTTTTTGCAAAGAAACGGGGTCACATCGCAAAGCGTAATATCGCATTATGCTTCCCGAAACTATCCGAACAAGAGCTTGATGAAAAGGTACGTTTAAACTTTGAAAATAGTGGTATCGCATTACTTGAGATGGGCATGGCATGGTTTTGGCCAAGCTGGCGAGTTCGTAATTTAGTCACCATTCGAGATGTTCAACACGTAGAAAAAGCAATTATAAATGGTCAAGGCATTGTGTTTTTAGGGGCTCATTTTCTCACTTTAGAGATGGGGGCGCGTGCATTAGGACTTACCCAACCCTGTAATGCGGTGTACCGTAAACACAGTAACGCCGTATTAGATTACTGGTTTTACTGGGGAAGGATGCGTGAACATAGAGCAATGCTAGACAGAAAAGATTTTAAAGGCATGTTACGTGTATTAAAAAATGCCGATGCACTTTGGTATGCACCAGACCACGATTACGGTAAACATAAAAGTAGTATCTTTGCGCCTTTTTTTGAAGTGGAAAATGCAAATACGGTTGCAGGTACAAGCACTTTGGCACGCGTTAAAAACAGTTGTGTTATCCCTGTATTTTTAAAACGTTTACCTGGCTCACAGGGCTATGAGTTAGTGTTTTATCCTGCAATGGAGAACTTCCCGAGCAAAGATATCGAAGCGGATACCACAGCTACCAATCAGCAGATAGAAAAGATGGTATTAGAGTGTGATGATCAATATATGTGGATGCATAAACGCTTCAAAACTCGCCCCGAAGGTGAAGCCTCAGTCTACTCGTAA